In Equus przewalskii isolate Varuska chromosome 15, EquPr2, whole genome shotgun sequence, a single genomic region encodes these proteins:
- the GPR87 gene encoding G-protein coupled receptor 87, whose product MGLNLTLAKLPDHELHGQGSQAPSNTSEGPGKNTTVNNEFDTIVLPVLYLVIFVASILLNGLAVWIFFHIRNKTSFIFYLKNIVVADLIMTLTFPFRIVHDAGFGPWYFKFILCRYTSVLFYANMYTSIVFLGLISIDRYLKVVKPFGDSRMYSITFTKVLSICVWVIMAVLSLPNIILTNGQPTRENIHDCMKLKSPLGVRWHKAVIYVNSCLFVAVLVILIGCYIAISRYIHKSSRQFISQSSRKRKHNQSIRVVVAVFFTCFLPYHLCRIPFTFSDLERLLDESAHKILYYCKEMTLFLSACNVCLDPIIYFFMCRSFSRRLFKKSNIRTRSESIRSLQSVRRSEVRIYYDYTDV is encoded by the exons ATGGGGCTCAATTTGACACTTGCAAAATTACCAG ATCATGAGCTGCACGGCCAAGGGAGTCAGGCTCCCAGCAACACGAGCGAGGGGCCCGGAAAGAACACCACCGTCAACAACGAATTCGACACCATCGTCCTGCCTGTGCTCTACCTCGTCATATTCGTGGCAAGCATCTTGCTGAATGGTCTAGCGGTCTGGATCTTCTTCCACATTAGGAACAAAACCAGCTtcatattttatctcaaaaacaTAGTGGTTGCTGACCTCATCATGACGCTGACGTTTCCATTCCGAATAGTCCACGATGCGGGATTTGGACCTTGGTACTTCAAGTTTATCCTCTGCAGATACACTTCGGTTTTGTTTTACGCAAACATGTATACCTCCATTGTGTTCCTTGGGCTGATAAGCATTGATCGCTACCTGAAGGTGGTAAAGCCATTTGGGGATTCTCGCATGTACAGCATAACCTTTACGAAGGTTTTATCTATCTGTGTTTGGGTGATCATGGCCGTTCTCTCCTTGCCAAACATCATTCTAACAAATGGTCAACCAACTCGGGAAAATATCCACGACTGCATGAAACTTAAAAGTCCCTTGGGAGTCAGATGGCATAAGGCAGTCATTTATGTCAACAGCTGCCTGTTTGTGGCTGTGCTGGTGATACTGATCGGATGTTACATAGCCATATCCAGGTACATCCACAAATCCAGCAGGCAATTCATAAGCCAGTCAAGCCGAAAGCGGAAGCACAACCAGAGCATCCGAGTGGTCGTGGCTGTGTTTTTCACCTGCTTTCTACCGTATCATCTGTGCAGAATTCCTTTTACTTTTAGTGACTTGGAGAGACTTTTAGATGAATCTGCACACAAAATCCTGTATTACTGCAAAGAAATGACACTTTTCTTGTCTGCGTGCAATGTGTGCTTGGATCCCATAATTTACTTTTTCATGTGTAGGTCATTTTCCAGAAGGTTATTCAAGAAATCAAATATCAGAACCAGGAGCGAAAGCATCAGATCCTTGCAGAGCGTCAGAAGATCAGAAGTTCGCATATATTACGACTACACTGATGTGTAG
- the P2RY13 gene encoding P2Y purinoceptor 13 — protein sequence MPASSEDTQTGGLPSKLMLEAMNATLLKGLNGSERCPRDTRVAQLVFPAAYTVVFLAGLLLNAAALWVFVHIPSSSTFIVYLKNTLVADLIMTLTLPFKILSDAHLGPWQLRAFVCRFSAVIFYATMYVGIILLGLIAFDRFLKIIRPFGKYFVQKPAFAKTVSTLVWLLLYLTSLPNVILSNKEATPSSVRKCASLKGPLGLKWHQVVNNISQFIFWTVFVLMLLFYVVIAKQVYNSYRKSKSKESGNNKKLGGKVFVVVAVFFVCFAPFHFARVPYTQSQTNSRTDCRVQNHLFIAKETTLFLAATNICMDPFIYIFLCKKFTERLPCMRGRKMATSTQENHTIQTDNNITLG from the exons ATGCCCGCCTCGTCAGAGGACACTCAGACGGGCGGCCTCCCTTCGAAG CTGATGTTGGAAGCCATGAACGCCACACTGCTGAAGGGCCTCAACGGGTCGGAGCGCTGCCCCAGAGACACGCGGGTCGCCCAGCTGGTGTTCCCGGCCGCCTACACTGTCGTCTTCCTCGCCGGCCTCCTGCTGAACGCCGCAGCCCTGTGGGTGTTCGTCCACATCCCCAGCTCCTCCACCTTCATTGTCTACCTCAAGAACACGCTGGTGGCCGACCTGATAATGACGCTCACGCTTCCGTTCAAAATCCTCTCCGACGCCCACCTCGGCCCCTGGCAGCTCAGAGCCTTCGTGTGTCGTTTCTCGGCTGTCATCTTTTACGCCACCATGTACGTGGGCATcatactgctgggcctcatagCCTTTGACAGGTTCCTCAAGATCATCAGaccttttggaaaatatttcgTGCAAAAACCCGCTTTTGCAAAAACGGTCTCGACCCTGGTCTGGCTCCTTTTGTACCTCACCTCTCTGCCAAACGTGATCTTAAGCAACAAGGAAGCCACACCGTCGTCTGTGAGAAAGTGCGCCTCCTTAAAGGGTCCTCTGGGGCTCAAATGGCACCAAGTGGTGAATAACATATCCCAGTTCATTTTCTGGACCGTTTTTGTCCTAATGCTTCTGTTTTATGTGGTGATCGCAAAACAAGTATATAATTCTTACAGAAAGTCCAAAAGCAAGGAGAGCGGAAACAACAAAAAGCTGGGAGGTAAAGTGTTCGTTGTGGTGGCCGTCTTCTTTGTGTGCTTTGCTCCATTTCATTTTGCCAGAGTGCCATATACACAGAGCCAGACCAACAGCAGGACTGATTGCCGGGTGCAAAACCACCTGTTTATTGCTAAGGAAACAACTCTCTTTTTGGCAGCAACTAACATTTGTATGGACCCcttcatatatatattcttatgtaAAAAATTCACAGAAAGGCTACCATGCATGAGAGGCAGAAAGATGGCAACATCAACCCAAGAAAATCACACCATCCAGACTGACAATAACATAACCCTAGGCTGA